A stretch of Cicer arietinum cultivar CDC Frontier isolate Library 1 chromosome 5, Cicar.CDCFrontier_v2.0, whole genome shotgun sequence DNA encodes these proteins:
- the LOC101509955 gene encoding agamous-like MADS-box protein AGL80, whose product MTRKKVNLAYITSDSKRRGTFKKRKNGLIKKVDEISTLCGIEACAVIFSQNDPEPEVWPSPWGVQRVLSRFQRLPELEQSKKMLNQESFLKQRIQKAQEQLKKQRNDNKSKEMTQLMFQCLNAGQIFDNVTMNDLNDLSWLIDQNLKQIERNIEGIQTGEVVQNVGETLNVGEQAHIQHAQGLENNVDAMQRQQWPMDFPSNNIGDQVLSFEDVNNVPNGVLWP is encoded by the exons ATGACTAGGAAGAAGGTTAACCTTGCATACATAACCAGTGACTCCAAGAGGAGGGGAACAttcaagaaaaggaaaaatg GATTAATCAAGAAGGTTGATGAAATAAGCACCCTTTGTGGAATTGAAGCATGTGCTGTAATATTTAGTCAAAACGATCCTGAACCAGAGGTTTGGCCATCACCATGGGGAGTCCAAAGAGTGTTGTCAAGGTTTCAAAGATTACCCGAATTAGAACAAAGCAAAAAGATGTTGAATCAAGAGAGTTTCTTGAAGCAAAGAATCCAAAAAGCCCAAGAACAATTGAAGAAACAAAGGAATGACAACAAAAGTAAAGAAATGACACAACTCATGTTTCAATGCCTTAATGCTGGCCAAATTTTTGACAATGTAACAATGAATGATCTCAATGATCTCTCATGGTTGATTGATCAGAATTTGAAACAAATCGAAAGGAACATCGAAGGGATTCAAACCGGAGAAGTTGTCCAAAATGTAGGGGAAACTTTGAATGTAGGAGAGCAAGCACATATTCAACATGCTCAAGGGTTGGAGAACAATGTTGATGCAATGCAAAGACAACAATGGCCAATGGACTTCCCCAGCAACAATATTGGTGATCAAGTGTTGTCATTTGAAGATGTTAATAATGTCCCAAATGGTGTTTTATGGCCTTAA